The following proteins come from a genomic window of Aricia agestis chromosome 19, ilAriAges1.1, whole genome shotgun sequence:
- the LOC121736735 gene encoding uncharacterized protein LOC121736735, producing MAASSPRLSSARAATNPLDMDIIMMELKALAARMDNSLPALLENVKAIQVELADLKTLKAECTTLKSSVEFLSHSVDSLSSKLSDVESEMDSLKKTKTDISALQERCSKLEDLRNESEQKLRQNNIEIKGVPMTNSENLFTIIEKIGNTIGCTIPKEQINYIARLPMRNNDKNKNIICSVHNRYIKNNFVAAAKKLKAGINATILGFQSDTHIYVNDHLTMENKILLNKTKSLAKQKDFLYVWVSGCKILIKKNATSPTFHIKTEKDLQKFIR from the coding sequence ATGGCAGCTTCCAGCCCTCGCCTTTCGTCTGCCCGCGCCGCTACAAACCCTTTGGACATGGACATCATTATGATGGAGCTTAAGGCCCTAGCGGCACGTATGGACAACAGCCTACCTGCATTGCTTGAAAACGTCAAGGCCATTCAAGTGGAACTTGCTGACCTAAAAACCCTCAAAGCTGAGTGTACTACCCTTAAATCTAGTGTGGAATTCCTCAGCCACTCAGTGGATTCTCTCAGCAGCAAGTTGTCCGACGTGGAAAGCGAAATGGACTcgcttaaaaaaacaaaaacggaCATATCTGCTCTCCAAGAACGCTGCTCCAAGCTCGAGGATCTTCGCAACGAGTCAGAACAAAAATTGAGGCAGAACAACATTGAAATTAAGGGTGTACCGATGACCAACTCTGAAAACCTTTTTACTATCATCGAGAAGATCGGTAACACAATTGGATGCACTATACCAAAGGAACAAATAAACTATATCGCGCGCTTGCCAATGCGCAACAACGATAAGAACAAGAATATCATCTGCTCAGTACACAATCGCTACATAAAAAACAACTTCGTGGCCGCAGCAAAAAAATTGAAAGCAGGCATAAATGCGACTATCTTAGGATTTCAATCGGACACCCATATTTATGTTAACGACCACTTAACTATGGAGAATAAAATTCTTCTAAATAAAACGAAGTCATTGGCTAAACAGAAAGATTTTTTATATGTCTGGGTGTCGGGGTGCAAAATCCTCATCAAAAAGAATGCAACATCACCGACATTCCACATCAAAACGGAAAAGGATCTGCAAAAGTTTATTCGTTAA
- the LOC121736500 gene encoding uncharacterized protein LOC121736500 isoform X2 codes for MLVFLVYTHILLVKAFNDSNIIITRAGHSDIDRIIPEKITNKEEKQNIDQPIDSDVVFVPNSETRGNERHENYNINRVTERTIEKTVAEQSEQSKDVIFITGKNNEDVEKINKHTIQKQSETGRDVFVRGKEKHNDVVVQRKNMPLDCSNVICNNTLHSLCGERKDQGISKYRLFRNECYLRKVNCEFKDEFNRYVEVELEKCAKIAAHLPESPQESLSMGVDGRACQHDCPTYCTDVYVPECALSSSGQQKVFLNHCKLDLDSCLRDTVWYRRPLYECVGRKRTQVEQNREFIVWMQRSGLIDKKGKLIKS; via the exons atgcttgtatttttggTTTATActcatattttattagttaaagCATTCAACgactctaatattattattactcgcGCAGGTCACAGTGATATAGATAGAATAATTCCAGAGAAGATTACAAATAAAGAAGAAAAGCAGAATATAGATCAACCTATAGATTCTGACGTTGTTTTTGTGCCAAACAGCGAAACAAGGGGAAATGAAAGACACGAAAATTATAACATTAACAGAGTTACAGAGAGAACAATAGAGAAAACAGTTGCAG AACAATCAGAACAATCAAAAGACGTTATATTCATAACTGGAAAGAACAATGAGGACGtggaaaaaataaacaaacatacaataCAAAAACAGAGCGAGACGGGTAGAGACGTTTTCGTGAGAGGGAAGGAGAAGCACAATGATGTGGTGGTACAGAGGAAAAACATGCCCTTGGACTGTTCTAATGTAATATGCAATAATACTCTACATTCACTGTGTGGTGAAAGGAAGGATCAAGGGATCTCGAAATATAGACTGTTCAGGAACGAATGTTATCTTAGAAAAGTAAATTGCGAATTCAAAGACGAATTTAACA GATACGTAGAGGTTGAACTGGAAAAATGTGCTAAAATCGCAGCCCATTTGCCTGAAAGTCCACAGGA GTCTTTGAGCATGGGTGTGGACGGAAGGGCATGCCAGCACGATTGCCCAACCTACTGCACCGACGTCTACGTGCCCGAGTGCGCGTTGTCCAGCAGTGGGCAACAAAAGGTGTTTCTCAACCACTGCAAACTGGACTTGGATTCTTGCTTACGTGATACTG tgTGGTACCGTCGTCCGCTATACGAGTGCGTTGGTCGCAAGCGGACCCAGGTGGAGCAGAACAGGGAATTCATCGTCTGGATGCAACGATCAGGACTTATTGATAAGAAGGGCAAGTTAATCAAGTCTTAA
- the LOC121736500 gene encoding uncharacterized protein LOC121736500 isoform X1 — MLVFLVYTHILLVKAFNDSNIIITRAGHSDIDRIIPEKITNKEEKQNIDQPIDSDVVFVPNSETRGNERHENYNINRVTERTIEKTVAEQSEQSKDVIFITGKNNEDVEKINKHTIQKQSETGRDVFVRGKEKHNDVVVQRKNMPLDCSNVICNNTLHSLCGERKDQGISKYRLFRNECYLRKVNCEFKDEFNRYVEVELEKCAKIAAHLPESPQEYVQNVPIITEEVRVPKRRINIKKQNKIRRSFKSRRSLSMGVDGRACQHDCPTYCTDVYVPECALSSSGQQKVFLNHCKLDLDSCLRDTVWYRRPLYECVGRKRTQVEQNREFIVWMQRSGLIDKKGKLIKS; from the exons atgcttgtatttttggTTTATActcatattttattagttaaagCATTCAACgactctaatattattattactcgcGCAGGTCACAGTGATATAGATAGAATAATTCCAGAGAAGATTACAAATAAAGAAGAAAAGCAGAATATAGATCAACCTATAGATTCTGACGTTGTTTTTGTGCCAAACAGCGAAACAAGGGGAAATGAAAGACACGAAAATTATAACATTAACAGAGTTACAGAGAGAACAATAGAGAAAACAGTTGCAG AACAATCAGAACAATCAAAAGACGTTATATTCATAACTGGAAAGAACAATGAGGACGtggaaaaaataaacaaacatacaataCAAAAACAGAGCGAGACGGGTAGAGACGTTTTCGTGAGAGGGAAGGAGAAGCACAATGATGTGGTGGTACAGAGGAAAAACATGCCCTTGGACTGTTCTAATGTAATATGCAATAATACTCTACATTCACTGTGTGGTGAAAGGAAGGATCAAGGGATCTCGAAATATAGACTGTTCAGGAACGAATGTTATCTTAGAAAAGTAAATTGCGAATTCAAAGACGAATTTAACA GATACGTAGAGGTTGAACTGGAAAAATGTGCTAAAATCGCAGCCCATTTGCCTGAAAGTCCACAGGAGTACGTACAAAATGTGCCTATCATTACTGAAGAAGTACGCGTGCCGAAGCGTcggataaatataaaaaaacaaaataaaatacgcAGGAGTTTTAAATCCAGAAG GTCTTTGAGCATGGGTGTGGACGGAAGGGCATGCCAGCACGATTGCCCAACCTACTGCACCGACGTCTACGTGCCCGAGTGCGCGTTGTCCAGCAGTGGGCAACAAAAGGTGTTTCTCAACCACTGCAAACTGGACTTGGATTCTTGCTTACGTGATACTG tgTGGTACCGTCGTCCGCTATACGAGTGCGTTGGTCGCAAGCGGACCCAGGTGGAGCAGAACAGGGAATTCATCGTCTGGATGCAACGATCAGGACTTATTGATAAGAAGGGCAAGTTAATCAAGTCTTAA